The following are encoded in a window of Saccharothrix longispora genomic DNA:
- the scpB gene encoding SMC-Scp complex subunit ScpB: MSGTDQAGTPPSPEPDVPEDAEVGGLPDLADDVEFEGALESVLLVVDSPISEEQLAGVFEQPVKRVTAALRAMAARYTERGSGIDLRRIGDGWRFYTRDRFAPFVEKLLLDGQRAKLTRAALETLAVIAYRQPVTRARIAAVRGVNVDGVIRTLVARGLIAETGTDSDTGGILYRTTELFLERLGLSSLGDLPPIAPLLPEVDAIDDV, from the coding sequence GTGAGCGGGACCGACCAGGCCGGGACGCCGCCGTCACCGGAGCCCGACGTGCCCGAGGACGCCGAGGTCGGCGGGCTGCCGGACCTGGCGGACGACGTCGAGTTCGAGGGCGCGCTGGAGTCCGTGCTGCTCGTGGTGGACAGCCCGATCTCCGAGGAGCAGCTCGCCGGCGTGTTCGAGCAGCCCGTGAAGCGGGTCACGGCGGCGCTGCGCGCGATGGCCGCCCGCTACACCGAACGGGGCAGCGGCATCGACCTGCGTAGAATCGGTGACGGCTGGCGGTTCTACACACGGGACCGCTTCGCGCCATTCGTGGAGAAGCTGCTGCTCGACGGGCAGCGCGCCAAGCTCACGCGGGCCGCGCTGGAGACCCTCGCGGTCATCGCCTACCGACAGCCCGTGACCAGGGCCCGGATCGCGGCGGTGCGCGGGGTGAACGTCGACGGCGTCATCCGCACGCTCGTCGCGCGCGGCCTGATCGCCGAGACGGGCACGGACTCCGACACGGGTGGCATCCTTTACCGCACGACCGAACTGTTCCTGGAGCGGTTGGGCCTGTCGTCACTGGGCGACCTGCCGCCGATCGCTCCCCTGCTGCCCGAAGTGGATGCGATCGACGATGTCTGA